One segment of Verrucomicrobiia bacterium DNA contains the following:
- a CDS encoding DMT family transporter has product MLAAALATVLFCFSAIAATRSARLMGGTEANFWRLALACLFLGLWAASAGTGTASAAFVLFWFSGLVGFGVGDVALFQALPRLGSRLTSLLVHCLAAPMAALAEWAWLGTRLSPTEIALSTLILGGVALALAPGERLHLPRRVFWLGLASGVLAALGQGMGAVISRRAFAVAAAAGESVDGLSAAFQRSLGGMLVAAVALLVVKRKHLLGRWDEPPGAAFAHWRNKWQGSWAWVILNALTGPFLGVGCFQWALKTTPSGIVLPIVATMPVVIIPLAVWLEGEKVSPRSLAGGLIAVAGVALLAWCRTTPT; this is encoded by the coding sequence ATGCTGGCCGCCGCTCTCGCCACCGTCCTCTTTTGTTTCTCGGCCATCGCCGCCACCCGCTCGGCCCGCCTCATGGGCGGCACCGAGGCCAATTTCTGGCGCCTCGCCCTGGCCTGCCTCTTCCTCGGCCTCTGGGCCGCCTCCGCCGGCACCGGCACCGCCAGCGCCGCCTTTGTTCTTTTCTGGTTCAGCGGCCTGGTGGGCTTCGGTGTTGGCGACGTCGCCCTCTTTCAAGCCCTCCCCCGCCTCGGCTCCCGCCTCACCAGCCTGCTCGTCCACTGCCTGGCCGCCCCCATGGCAGCCCTCGCCGAATGGGCCTGGCTCGGCACCCGCCTTTCCCCCACCGAAATCGCCTTGAGCACCCTCATCCTCGGCGGCGTGGCCCTCGCCCTGGCGCCCGGCGAACGCCTGCACCTGCCCCGCCGCGTGTTCTGGCTCGGCCTCGCCAGCGGCGTCCTCGCCGCCCTCGGCCAGGGCATGGGCGCCGTCATCAGCCGCCGCGCCTTCGCCGTCGCCGCCGCCGCCGGCGAATCCGTGGACGGCCTCAGCGCCGCCTTCCAGCGCAGCCTCGGCGGCATGCTCGTCGCCGCCGTCGCCTTGCTGGTGGTCAAGCGCAAGCACCTCCTCGGCCGTTGGGACGAACCCCCCGGCGCCGCCTTCGCCCACTGGCGCAACAAATGGCAGGGCAGTTGGGCCTGGGTCATCCTCAACGCCCTCACCGGCCCCTTCCTGGGCGTCGGCTGCTTCCAATGGGCCTTGAAAACCACCCCCTCAGGCATCGTCCTCCCCATCGTCGCCACCATGCCCGTCGTCATCATCCCCCTCGCCGTCTGGCTCGAAGGCGAAAAAGTCTCCCCACGCTCCCTCGCCGGCGGCCTCATCGCCGTCGCCGGCGTCGCCCTCTTGGCCTGGTGCCGCACCACCCCAACTTGA
- the accD gene encoding acetyl-CoA carboxylase, carboxyltransferase subunit beta, with amino-acid sequence MATTTIIKNPALTEAVAPAVTPLAPSSETTFIRKPKLGTGRARKKEIPEGLWTKCPKCSNMIYDKELDNNLKVCPKCQHHFPIGARERIHSLVETCSFEEMDADMVSVDVLKFTGVSSYTSKLAANMKDGVLKEAVVTGIGRIGPHHVALGVMDFNFLGGSMGSVVGEKLTRLIETATDRGLPLIIISTSGGARMYEGMFSLMQMAKTSAALAYHAKNRLPYISILTHPTYAGVMASYASLGDLILAEPAAMIGFAGPRVIRDTTQAELPPGFQTSEFLLEHGLIDAIIPRQEMKARLIYYLDFFAEGQRRLAALG; translated from the coding sequence ATGGCCACCACCACCATCATCAAAAATCCGGCTTTGACCGAGGCGGTCGCGCCGGCTGTCACCCCGCTGGCGCCCAGCAGCGAAACCACCTTCATCCGCAAGCCCAAACTGGGCACCGGCCGCGCCCGCAAAAAGGAAATCCCCGAAGGCCTCTGGACCAAATGTCCCAAATGCTCCAACATGATCTACGACAAGGAGCTCGACAACAACCTCAAGGTCTGCCCCAAGTGCCAGCATCACTTCCCCATCGGCGCCCGCGAACGCATCCACTCCCTCGTCGAAACCTGCTCCTTTGAGGAAATGGACGCCGACATGGTCAGCGTGGACGTCCTCAAATTCACCGGCGTCTCCTCCTACACCTCCAAACTCGCCGCCAACATGAAGGACGGCGTCCTCAAAGAGGCCGTCGTCACCGGCATCGGCCGCATCGGCCCCCACCATGTCGCCCTCGGCGTCATGGACTTCAATTTCCTCGGCGGCTCCATGGGCAGCGTCGTGGGGGAAAAACTCACCCGCCTCATCGAAACCGCCACCGACCGCGGCCTGCCCCTCATCATCATTTCCACCAGCGGCGGCGCCCGCATGTATGAAGGCATGTTCAGCCTCATGCAAATGGCCAAAACCAGCGCCGCCCTCGCCTACCACGCCAAAAACCGCCTCCCCTACATCAGCATCCTCACCCATCCCACCTACGCCGGCGTCATGGCCAGCTACGCCAGCCTCGGCGACCTCATCCTGGCCGAACCCGCCGCCATGATCGGTTTCGCCGGCCCCCGCGTCATCCGCGACACCACCCAGGCCGAGCTGCCCCCCGGCTTCCAAACCTCCGAATTCCTCCTCGAACACGGCCTCATTGACGCCATCATCCCCCGCCAGGAAATGAAGGCGCGCCTCATCTACTATCTCGACTTCTTTGCCGAAGGCCAGCGCCGCCTGGCCGCCCTGGGATGA